The Clostridiales bacterium nucleotide sequence GCATTCTCGGCGCGTCGAAGAGCCCCCACTGCGCGACGTAGCGTACCGGGCTCACGCCTGTCGGCAGCCAGCCGAGGTCAACACCCGTAAACGTTTCACGGTAGTCCACCGCGAGACGGGAGCTGCCGTATTTCACGAAGTCGTACTCGTCTTTGGACCCAGCTAGGTGCATCGCGACCGGCAACCCCTCGGCTATCGCGAGCTCGGTGACCGCCTCGTAGACAGCCGGATGGCAGCTGTACGTGGCGTGCGGCGCGATGCCGATCTCGAGGCGCGACGGATCGGCGTACTCACGCCACTCGGCGATATCGGCTCTGGCCGCCTCGATGACAGACGGCACGCGGGCGCGATCCATCGTCGAGACCTCGCGGTACACGATCGCTCTCAAGCCAGCTGAAGCCGCAGCTCGCGCGGAGGCGCCCGACTCGGTGATGTCAGCGATGGTCGTGATGCCCGACTCGAGCGCCTCGGCGGCGCCGAGCAGGGCCGCGTCGTTCCAGTCCGCCGCGGTCAGCCGCTTCTCCTTGTCAAGCAGTTGGAGCTTCCACTGCGAGTACGGCAGATCATCGACAAGCCCGCGCATCGCCGAGTACTCGAGGTGCGTATGCATGTCGACAAACCCGGGCATCAGGCACGCCAGCCCGAAGTCGCGGACCTCCTCATCCGGGTGCGCAGCGACAAGCTGCTTGAGCTCGCCGATCTCGACGATGGTGTCACCGCTGACGAGCACGCCGCCATCGACGATGTGCGGAGCGGCCACCGGGAGCACGTAGCGTGCGGCAAGAATCATCGTCGTCCTTCCGTCCTCGAATCTGCGTCTATGGTACCGCAGATGGACAGCCACTCGTCACGCGGTCGCAGAGCTACTTGACCGCCACGTGGATGGCGACAACACCGCCGGTGCGATCTTCCCAGCTGATCGCCGAGAAACCCGCCTTACGCAGCTCATTGGCGAGTGCACCCTGACTGGGAAACGCGCGAATGGACTCGTTGAGGTAGACAAACGACGCCCGGTCACCGGTGAGAAGACCGCCGATGGAGGGGATGACGAAGCGCAGGTAAGCGTAGTAGATCCAGCGCCAGGGCGGAAAGCCCGGCCGGGAGAACTCAAGGATCACGTAGCGCCCGCCGGGCTTGAGAACTCGCAACACCTCGGCGAAGTTGGCCGAGCGATCAGGCAGGTTGCGCACACCAAAAGCGACGGTGACCACTTCAAACGAAGCGTCAGGGAAGGGTAGGTTCTGTGCGTCCGCCACCTGGAAGCTCACAGCGGTGCGTCCGCTGTGCCGGGTGCGCGCCTTCTTCTCGGCCACCTTGAGCATCTCAGGGACGAAGTCAGTGCCCACGACCTCGGCGGGCCTGCCAAAACGTGCGAGCGCGAGCGCAAGGTCACCTGTCCCGGAGCACAGATCGAGGACGCGGCTTGTGCGAGTCAGGCGTGCCGCCCTGACGGTGTCGCGTCGCCAGAGGCGATCGACACCTAAGCTCGAGACCGCATTAAACGCATCGTAGCGGTGCGCGATAAGTGCGAAGATGCCGCGTACTCGCTCCGCTGTCGGCTCGCCCGCCGCGGGCGCGTCGGCCACGGGGGCGGGGTCGTTTCCTGGGTCGGGCATCAGGCCTCCGAGGTTGTCTCGCACGCGCTCCTGGTCGCGGACGGGATGCGCCGGGACCGGAATAGGGTAGCGAGATTCTCGGTGAGCCACAACAGCAAAACGTAGTACACGTTGCGGATGCTCACGTAACGGGGCCAGTTGAGCTCACTCTTCTCGCACACGGTTGACTCCGAGAGGCGGTCGAGATCGTGCTTCAAAGCGGCGAGCTCCTTTTCGCGGGCGCTTGCTTCCGGCATCGCTCGAATTGCGTCCACGCGCGCCATAGCCGCTCGCGCGGCAACGATGCGCTCCTCGGTGCGCGCGGCGACCTCGGGTTCGATAATGCCGATACGACCCTTAAGGCGGTTGAGCGCGGATCCCGCGTCGTAGGTGGCCTCAACCATTTCATCGGCGCTCATCGCGTCGCTCTCGTAGTTCATGATGTGTTTCCATGACGGCTCAATGAGCAGCTGTCGATGCTCCTCCAGTGTTGTGGCGCGCAAGGTGTACCCGTACCTCTCGGGGTCGTCGAAGACCATCGACCCGGGGTCAAGGAACGGCGCCATCGGCGATGTGAACGCGAGCAGACGGGGATCGTTGTCAACCTTGGCGTAGAGCGACTCGATGTAGGCGGCGGTCTCGCGAACGGAATCGGCCGTCTGTGTGGGAATCCCGCTCATGAAGTACAGGTCGAACCGTGAGCACCCGTTGCGCAGCGCCGCGGCGATCGACTCCTCTACGTGCTCCATCGTGTAGTGGTGCTTGCCGAATGCGGCGCGAACCGCATCGTCGTGACTCTCGACGCTGATCTCGACGCTGTAGTCGCGCAGGTGCTCGTTCAAGAACCGGTAGAAGTCCTCGGCGGGGGGCTTGAAAAATTCAAAGCCGATGGGGTTGCGCAGGTCGATCTTTCCAAGACCGCGGATGAACGCGGCCGTGTAGTCGCGTCCCGCCTGCAGGAAATCGTTCAAGACGAAGATTGGTCCTGGGATGTACTTCTGGATGTGCTCGATGTCGCGCACGAGCAGCTCGGGATCTCTGAATGCGACCTTGCGGCGTCCGAAGTGCTCGCGAAACGCATACGCGCTCCCGCCGCACGTCACGCAGTTGTGGGTGCACCCGCGACACGTGAGCGACGCGCATACCGGGTACTGGAGCCAGTCCTTGAACGGCACGAAACCCATCATGTCGCGATAGCGGATCACCGCGCGCATGTTAAACGAGTAATCAAGGGAGATGTCATTCATGTCATCCGGCACCCATTCGAGCGGATTGACTACCAAAGAGCCGTCCCGCGTCGTGTAGGTGAGGTTGGGGATGTCGTCGACTTTGCCCTTGCCCTTGAGCGCGTAGAGAAGCCGCGTCATCGGCTCTTCCGTGGAGTCCCCGCGTACCACGTAGTCGACACACTCATAACTCGCGAGCTCCTCGTGGAAGTACGTCGAGGACAGACCGCCAAAGATGACCGGCGTGCCGGGATGGTACTTCTTAACGATGCGCGCGATCTCGATCGATCCGTGTGCGTGCGGCAGCCAGTGCAAATCGATCCCAAATGCGACCGGGTTCATCTCGCGGATCGCACGCTCGACATCGAAGTCTGGACGGTTGAGCATGAGTACGGCGAGGTTGACTATCCGCACCTGCAGACCGTAGCGCTCCATGTACTCGGCCATCGTGGTGAAACCGAGCGGATACATCTCGAATACGGGGGTGGAGGGAACCATAT carries:
- a CDS encoding TIGR04190 family B12-binding domain/radical SAM domain protein, whose product is MSRVDLVLLHAPSVYDFRERSIMFGPVSDMVPSTPVFEMYPLGFTTMAEYMERYGLQVRIVNLAVLMLNRPDFDVERAIREMNPVAFGIDLHWLPHAHGSIEIARIVKKYHPGTPVIFGGLSSTYFHEELASYECVDYVVRGDSTEEPMTRLLYALKGKGKVDDIPNLTYTTRDGSLVVNPLEWVPDDMNDISLDYSFNMRAVIRYRDMMGFVPFKDWLQYPVCASLTCRGCTHNCVTCGGSAYAFREHFGRRKVAFRDPELLVRDIEHIQKYIPGPIFVLNDFLQAGRDYTAAFIRGLGKIDLRNPIGFEFFKPPAEDFYRFLNEHLRDYSVEISVESHDDAVRAAFGKHHYTMEHVEESIAAALRNGCSRFDLYFMSGIPTQTADSVRETAAYIESLYAKVDNDPRLLAFTSPMAPFLDPGSMVFDDPERYGYTLRATTLEEHRQLLIEPSWKHIMNYESDAMSADEMVEATYDAGSALNRLKGRIGIIEPEVAARTEERIVAARAAMARVDAIRAMPEASAREKELAALKHDLDRLSESTVCEKSELNWPRYVSIRNVYYVLLLWLTENLATLFRSRRIPSATRSACETTSEA
- the ubiE gene encoding bifunctional demethylmenaquinone methyltransferase/2-methoxy-6-polyprenyl-1,4-benzoquinol methylase UbiE, with the translated sequence MRDNLGGLMPDPGNDPAPVADAPAAGEPTAERVRGIFALIAHRYDAFNAVSSLGVDRLWRRDTVRAARLTRTSRVLDLCSGTGDLALALARFGRPAEVVGTDFVPEMLKVAEKKARTRHSGRTAVSFQVADAQNLPFPDASFEVVTVAFGVRNLPDRSANFAEVLRVLKPGGRYVILEFSRPGFPPWRWIYYAYLRFVIPSIGGLLTGDRASFVYLNESIRAFPSQGALANELRKAGFSAISWEDRTGGVVAIHVAVK
- a CDS encoding amidohydrolase family protein, producing MILAARYVLPVAAPHIVDGGVLVSGDTIVEIGELKQLVAAHPDEEVRDFGLACLMPGFVDMHTHLEYSAMRGLVDDLPYSQWKLQLLDKEKRLTAADWNDAALLGAAEALESGITTIADITESGASARAAASAGLRAIVYREVSTMDRARVPSVIEAARADIAEWREYADPSRLEIGIAPHATYSCHPAVYEAVTELAIAEGLPVAMHLAGSKDEYDFVKYGSSRLAVDYRETFTGVDLGWLPTGVSPVRYVAQWGLFDAPRMLGVHCTQVDEADIEILAGNDVRVAFCPRCNAKLAMGTAPLGEFLRRGVKVGLGTDSPASSNTIDMFDEMRIGLLIQRAALGFEPYLIARQFIKLATLDAARALGIDDRVGSLEPGKQADIIAVNISQSHQIPTLYPYSTLVHTANQENVVMTMVAGQILYQTGSWTLLDYDRIWARAEELRIALRA